A single Gemmatimonadota bacterium DNA region contains:
- a CDS encoding trehalose-6-phosphate synthase has product MQSKIHAMLDRPLILLSNREPYEHVHKPNGIEVRFPAGGLVSALDPILRRTHGTWVAWASGNADRTVADDVGRLAVPPGDPSYTLRRVWLSENDVEGFYLGFANSALWPLCHLFVSKVDIRRSDWESYEHANRMFAAAVVQEAERVGGAPMVWVHDYHFALAPSLIRPLVPDALIHQFWHIPFPPPDVFGILPVGVQDSLLRGLLGNDLIEFQTDGFAWNFMDCVARTLPEAQVSLDQSVIHLDGRQTRVGAFPISIDVAEWQRLAALPHTTDVCRTLRQRYAPRERQLVVSVDRMDYTKGIERRLRALEHMWTDSPERRGTFTMLIVATPSRTDIPAYARLERDVLEAIERLNDEFRTLDWTPIVLVHENVDADLLAAVYRAADVCVVSSLQDGMNLVAKEFIACRTDGNGVLVLSRFAGASDELSAALLVNPFFIDAFADTLAVALDMPRHERVERMTALRDRVTNATIEDWLEGILAAAEAADHAAEGGAAAL; this is encoded by the coding sequence ATGCAATCCAAAATTCACGCAATGCTGGACCGGCCGCTCATACTGCTCTCCAATCGCGAGCCGTACGAGCACGTACACAAGCCCAATGGAATCGAAGTGCGATTCCCCGCAGGCGGTCTGGTCTCGGCGCTGGATCCGATTCTCCGTCGTACGCACGGAACCTGGGTCGCGTGGGCGTCCGGAAATGCCGATCGCACCGTCGCGGACGACGTCGGGCGCCTGGCGGTTCCACCTGGCGATCCGTCATACACGCTACGCCGCGTGTGGCTGTCGGAGAACGACGTCGAGGGTTTCTACCTCGGCTTCGCCAACAGTGCGTTGTGGCCGTTGTGTCATCTGTTCGTGAGCAAGGTCGATATCCGGCGAAGTGATTGGGAGAGTTACGAGCACGCGAACCGAATGTTCGCCGCAGCCGTGGTGCAGGAGGCCGAGCGCGTGGGCGGCGCACCGATGGTGTGGGTGCATGACTATCACTTTGCGCTCGCGCCGTCACTGATACGACCACTGGTTCCGGACGCACTGATCCATCAATTCTGGCACATTCCATTTCCTCCGCCGGATGTCTTTGGCATTCTGCCGGTCGGAGTGCAGGACTCGCTGCTGCGTGGGCTGTTGGGAAACGATCTGATCGAGTTTCAGACGGATGGCTTCGCGTGGAATTTCATGGATTGTGTCGCGCGTACTCTGCCGGAGGCCCAGGTGAGTCTGGATCAGAGTGTCATCCATCTGGATGGGCGGCAAACGCGAGTCGGAGCGTTTCCGATCAGCATCGATGTTGCGGAATGGCAACGACTGGCTGCGTTGCCGCACACGACGGATGTGTGCAGAACGCTTCGTCAACGATACGCACCGCGCGAAAGGCAACTGGTCGTCAGCGTCGATCGAATGGATTACACCAAGGGAATCGAACGGCGACTGCGGGCGCTGGAACACATGTGGACGGACAGTCCGGAACGCCGCGGAACGTTCACGATGCTGATCGTCGCGACGCCATCGCGTACTGACATTCCAGCGTACGCCAGGCTGGAGCGCGACGTGCTCGAAGCGATAGAGCGGCTCAACGATGAATTCCGCACGCTCGACTGGACGCCAATCGTGCTCGTGCACGAGAACGTCGACGCGGATCTGCTGGCTGCCGTGTACCGTGCTGCCGATGTGTGCGTCGTGTCGTCGCTTCAGGACGGAATGAACCTCGTGGCCAAGGAATTCATCGCCTGCAGAACCGACGGAAACGGCGTGCTGGTTCTGAGCCGCTTCGCCGGTGCGTCGGATGAGCTGAGTGCGGCGCTGCTGGTGAATCCGTTTTTCATCGACGCATTTGCGGATACACTCGCAGTCGCGCTCGACATGCCGCGGCACGAACGCGTGGAGCGCATGACTGCGCTCAGGGACCGCGTCACCAACGCCACAATCGAGGACTGGCTGGAAGGGATACTCGCGGCTGCCGAGGCGGCCGACCACGCGGCGGAAGGCGGAGCGGCAGCTCTGTGA
- the otsB gene encoding trehalose-phosphatase — MTPAEPDEIARRLRGTPLIILLDIDGTLCDIVERADVASIPGSARESLRALIARRDRGVHVAFVTGRSVADARRMLSIGGVTIYGNHGMEHLSESGNITGPEGWEDAGLALRDARKDLDAVVARFPGTSIEDKGFSLTLHFREMDMALLPALDARVAEIARERGVTLAPGKCVINVLASESLTKGDAVLEIVHELGGESPDASILFAGDDVTDEDGFRALRAFPHATTVRVGAPDATTDAQFSVDTPREIHDLLDLLAASRS, encoded by the coding sequence GTGACGCCCGCCGAGCCGGACGAAATTGCGCGAAGGCTGAGAGGAACGCCGCTCATCATCCTGCTGGACATCGACGGAACGCTATGTGACATCGTCGAACGTGCCGACGTGGCGAGCATCCCGGGATCAGCGCGCGAGTCGCTACGCGCGCTGATCGCCAGGCGCGACCGCGGCGTGCATGTTGCGTTTGTCACAGGTCGCTCCGTCGCAGATGCGCGCCGGATGCTGTCGATCGGCGGCGTGACGATTTATGGGAATCACGGAATGGAGCACCTGTCGGAGTCGGGAAACATTACAGGGCCGGAGGGGTGGGAAGATGCAGGACTCGCGCTGCGCGACGCCCGGAAGGATCTGGACGCGGTCGTCGCTCGGTTTCCCGGAACCAGTATCGAGGACAAGGGGTTCAGCTTGACACTACACTTCCGCGAAATGGACATGGCGCTGCTTCCAGCACTCGACGCGCGCGTTGCGGAGATCGCGCGGGAGCGCGGCGTTACGCTCGCACCCGGCAAGTGCGTGATCAACGTCCTCGCCAGCGAGAGTCTGACCAAGGGCGATGCTGTGCTGGAAATAGTTCACGAGCTCGGCGGCGAGTCGCCCGATGCATCCATTCTGTTCGCCGGCGACGACGTGACCGATGAAGATGGCTTTCGCGCATTGCGGGCGTTTCCGCATGCGACAACCGTTCGCGTAGGGGCGCCGGACGCAACGACAGATGCACAATTCTCCGTGGACACTCCCCGCGAAATCCACGACCTGCTGGATTTGCTTGCCGCCTCGAGATCATGA
- a CDS encoding glycoside hydrolase family 15 protein → MTATSIPALQPSQSATGGAIAGATSASNQAPAAWSSAATSAYPPISAYAVIGDMRTAALVGLNGSIDWCCLPEFPSPSTFAAILDESRGGRFQIVPAGTHTSEQRYLPATNVLVTAFHDSTGTLELCDFMPVGQDGRRPGLAEIHREVKCTRGQMDISICFSPRFDYAVKPAHIIPRKNGLLATDDDNEAAALSGPPDLWWRVDEMGATAQLRMRAGESAWFVLRYDDDEVLPIASYRSQERLQQTVAFWDGWVATLKYEGTHRAVVERSALTLKLLCYEPSGAIIAAPTTSLPEEIGGERNWDYRFIWLRDASFTLDALQGLGRHEEASAFMAFLRRITRKATHSHLQIMYGVDGSRDLPERTLPHLSGYRNSAPVRVGNAAVNQLQLDVYGEILNTAHRWSRSATVGEGTWWSLSRLVDWIAVHWRDPDSGIWEVRATEEHYVMSKVMCWVALDRGVKMGREFDLPCDIARWEAARDAVWAEVMERGWSEKRQSFVQFYGTDALDAANLIIPMVGFLPPDHERVKGTIAATLRDLTSEDRELVYRYRNDDGLPGSEGVFSICTFWMAQALVLSGDAEQGERIFCRMLKHANHVGLYSEELDPGTGGFAGNFPQGLTHIALINCALALAEVGRG, encoded by the coding sequence ATGACAGCGACGTCGATACCAGCGCTGCAACCCTCGCAGAGCGCGACTGGCGGTGCGATTGCAGGTGCGACTTCGGCGAGTAATCAGGCGCCGGCAGCGTGGTCTTCGGCTGCGACTTCCGCGTACCCGCCGATCTCGGCGTATGCAGTGATCGGCGACATGCGGACTGCGGCGCTCGTCGGTCTCAACGGATCGATCGACTGGTGCTGCCTGCCGGAGTTCCCGTCTCCGTCCACGTTCGCGGCGATTCTGGACGAGTCGCGCGGCGGGCGTTTTCAGATCGTGCCTGCTGGAACGCACACGAGCGAGCAGAGATATCTGCCTGCGACCAACGTGCTCGTTACAGCCTTTCATGACAGTACGGGCACGCTCGAGCTGTGCGACTTCATGCCCGTGGGGCAGGACGGACGGCGTCCGGGTCTCGCCGAGATTCACCGGGAGGTGAAGTGCACGCGCGGGCAGATGGACATATCGATCTGCTTTTCGCCGCGATTCGACTACGCGGTTAAGCCAGCGCACATCATCCCGCGAAAGAACGGACTGCTCGCTACCGACGACGACAACGAAGCCGCAGCACTCTCCGGGCCACCCGACCTGTGGTGGCGCGTGGATGAGATGGGCGCGACGGCGCAATTGCGGATGCGCGCCGGCGAGTCCGCGTGGTTCGTGCTGCGATACGATGACGATGAGGTACTTCCGATCGCATCGTACAGATCGCAGGAGCGGTTGCAGCAGACCGTGGCGTTCTGGGATGGCTGGGTCGCGACACTCAAGTACGAGGGTACCCACCGCGCCGTGGTCGAGCGGTCGGCGCTCACTCTCAAGTTGCTGTGTTACGAGCCGAGCGGCGCGATCATAGCGGCGCCGACGACATCGCTTCCGGAAGAAATCGGCGGCGAGCGCAACTGGGATTATCGCTTCATCTGGCTTCGCGACGCCTCGTTCACACTCGACGCGCTGCAGGGACTCGGACGGCACGAAGAGGCGAGCGCGTTCATGGCGTTCCTGCGACGCATTACACGCAAGGCTACCCATTCCCATCTGCAGATCATGTATGGAGTGGACGGATCGCGCGATCTGCCGGAGCGCACGTTGCCACACCTTTCTGGATACCGCAACTCCGCGCCAGTGCGAGTCGGCAACGCCGCGGTGAATCAGTTGCAGCTGGACGTGTACGGCGAGATTCTGAATACCGCCCACCGATGGAGTCGTAGCGCGACCGTCGGCGAGGGTACGTGGTGGTCGCTCAGTCGACTGGTGGACTGGATCGCCGTTCACTGGCGCGATCCCGACAGCGGCATATGGGAAGTGCGCGCGACCGAAGAGCACTACGTGATGAGCAAGGTCATGTGCTGGGTCGCTCTCGACCGCGGTGTGAAGATGGGTCGCGAGTTCGACCTCCCGTGCGACATCGCGCGGTGGGAAGCTGCGCGCGACGCGGTGTGGGCCGAGGTGATGGAGCGAGGGTGGAGCGAGAAGCGCCAGAGCTTCGTGCAGTTCTACGGCACCGACGCGCTCGACGCGGCGAATCTCATCATACCGATGGTTGGTTTTCTTCCGCCCGATCACGAGCGAGTGAAGGGGACGATAGCGGCAACGTTGCGCGATCTCACGAGCGAGGACAGGGAGCTGGTGTACCGTTATCGCAACGACGACGGCCTGCCGGGTTCCGAGGGCGTCTTCTCGATCTGCACATTCTGGATGGCGCAGGCTCTCGTGCTGTCGGGCGATGCAGAGCAGGGCGAGCGCATCTTCTGTCGCATGCTGAAGCACGCCAACCATGTCGGCCTCTACAGCGAGGAGCTGGATCCCGGGACCGGCGGGTTCGCCGGGAATTTCCCCCAGGGTCTGACTCACATCGCGCTCATAAACTGCGCGCTGGCACTGGCGGAGGTTGGACGGGGGTAG
- the uvrB gene encoding excinuclease ABC subunit UvrB has product MAKFDLVAPFEPAGDQPKAIAELTRGLERGDRFQTLLGVTGSGKTMSIANVIQAYGKPTLVLSHNKTLAAQLYGEIKSFFPHNAVEYFISYYDYYQPEAYVPTTDTYIEKDASINEDIDRLRLRATSSLMERDDVIIVATVSAIYGLGDPVQYREQMVTLVQGQKIARDDILRSLVKIQYGRNDVAFERGTFRVRGDTVEILPAYEEQGVRIELWGDEIERISKIDPLTGNVIAALERAAIYPAKHFVTSRPTIERAVRRIQAELAERLQELRNTNKLLEAQRLESRTNFDIEMMLEIGTCAGIENYSRHLSGREIGERPACLFDYFPDDFLVVVDESHVTLPQIGGMFNGDRARKLTLVDYGFRLPSALDNRPLTFDEFLSLTPRAINVSATPGDIELRLCEGVVVEQIIRPTGLIDPEIEVRPVRGQVDDLLKEIRLRERKSERVLVTTLTKRMSEDLTDYLQQMGVRVRYMHSDIDAIERMEIVRGLRLGEFDVLVGINLLREGLDMPEVSLVAILDADQEGFLRSDRSLIQTTGRAARHLNGRAIFYADRITGSMKRCMDETARRRATQLAYNTEHGITPRSVVKSTDQVRFITRVADARSERQDRQAEQSRRVAESSPEYSKIADIDALIKTLEDDMKVAAKDLDFESAARIRDQLFELRAQRDNKSRRASPSLAALRNE; this is encoded by the coding sequence ATGGCAAAGTTCGACTTGGTGGCACCCTTTGAGCCGGCCGGAGATCAGCCGAAGGCGATAGCCGAGCTTACGCGCGGCCTCGAGCGTGGCGATCGGTTCCAGACGCTGTTGGGTGTAACGGGCTCTGGAAAGACGATGTCGATCGCGAACGTGATCCAGGCGTACGGCAAGCCGACGCTCGTTCTGTCCCACAACAAGACGCTCGCTGCGCAGCTGTATGGCGAGATCAAGTCCTTCTTCCCGCACAACGCGGTCGAGTACTTCATCTCGTACTATGACTACTATCAGCCCGAGGCGTACGTCCCGACGACGGACACCTATATCGAGAAGGACGCGTCGATAAACGAGGACATCGACCGGTTGCGACTGCGTGCAACGTCGAGCCTGATGGAGCGCGACGACGTGATAATCGTCGCAACCGTTTCGGCGATCTACGGCCTGGGCGATCCGGTGCAGTACCGTGAGCAGATGGTGACGCTGGTGCAGGGTCAGAAGATCGCGCGCGATGACATTCTGCGTTCACTCGTGAAGATCCAGTACGGCCGCAACGACGTTGCGTTCGAGCGCGGCACCTTCCGCGTTCGAGGTGACACGGTCGAGATTCTGCCCGCCTATGAGGAGCAGGGCGTTCGCATCGAGCTCTGGGGTGACGAGATCGAGCGCATCAGCAAGATCGACCCGCTCACCGGCAACGTCATCGCCGCGCTGGAACGTGCGGCGATCTATCCTGCCAAGCACTTCGTTACCAGTCGGCCGACCATCGAGCGCGCGGTGCGGCGCATTCAGGCAGAGCTGGCTGAGCGCCTGCAGGAGCTGCGCAACACCAACAAGCTGCTGGAAGCGCAGAGGCTCGAATCGCGCACCAACTTCGATATCGAGATGATGCTCGAGATCGGCACGTGTGCCGGAATCGAGAACTATTCGCGGCATCTGTCGGGACGCGAGATCGGCGAGCGGCCTGCCTGCCTGTTCGACTACTTCCCTGACGATTTCCTGGTGGTGGTCGACGAGTCGCACGTCACGCTGCCGCAGATCGGCGGAATGTTCAACGGGGATCGTGCACGCAAGCTGACGCTGGTCGATTACGGGTTCAGATTGCCGAGCGCGCTGGACAACAGACCGCTCACCTTCGACGAGTTTCTGTCGCTTACACCTCGAGCGATCAACGTGTCCGCAACGCCGGGTGACATCGAGCTGAGACTGTGCGAGGGAGTGGTGGTGGAGCAGATTATCCGGCCCACGGGACTGATCGATCCGGAGATCGAAGTTCGGCCGGTGCGCGGCCAGGTTGACGATCTGCTCAAGGAGATCCGGCTTCGCGAGCGCAAGAGCGAGCGTGTGCTGGTTACCACGCTCACCAAGCGCATGTCTGAAGACCTGACTGACTATCTGCAGCAGATGGGCGTTCGCGTGCGCTACATGCACTCGGACATCGACGCGATCGAGCGCATGGAAATCGTCCGCGGTCTGCGCCTCGGCGAGTTCGACGTACTGGTAGGAATCAATCTGCTGCGTGAAGGCCTGGACATGCCCGAGGTGTCGCTGGTGGCGATCCTCGATGCGGATCAGGAGGGTTTCCTGCGCAGCGACCGCTCTCTCATCCAGACGACCGGCCGCGCCGCGCGGCATCTCAACGGCCGCGCGATATTCTATGCGGATCGCATCACGGGATCGATGAAGCGCTGCATGGACGAGACCGCACGTCGCCGTGCGACGCAGCTCGCGTACAACACCGAGCACGGAATCACACCGCGCAGCGTGGTCAAGAGCACCGATCAGGTTCGTTTCATCACGCGCGTGGCCGATGCACGGTCGGAGCGGCAGGACAGACAGGCCGAGCAGTCGCGCAGAGTCGCGGAATCGTCCCCGGAATATTCGAAGATCGCGGACATCGATGCGTTGATAAAGACACTGGAGGATGACATGAAGGTGGCCGCGAAGGATCTCGATTTCGAGAGTGCTGCGCGCATTCGTGACCAGTTGTTCGAGCTGCGTGCTCAGCGCGACAACAAGTCCAGACGCGCCTCACCGTCACTCGCTGCGCTCCGGAACGAATAA
- the tsaE gene encoding tRNA (adenosine(37)-N6)-threonylcarbamoyltransferase complex ATPase subunit type 1 TsaE yields MDAHHHTTPPRATRGHLVMSEQELIAWGERLGADSHPRLVIALTGELGAGKTTLAQAICRGYGVTAPVTSPTYALVHEYAAPHSPVFHIDLYRIERVEELEQIGWSDIVASNALVIVEWPEHAGELLPTDHLPIALDYDPERADRRLLLAG; encoded by the coding sequence ATGGACGCGCATCATCACACGACGCCGCCGCGCGCGACGCGCGGCCATCTCGTCATGAGCGAGCAGGAGCTGATCGCGTGGGGCGAGCGATTGGGTGCCGATTCGCATCCACGCCTCGTCATCGCGCTCACGGGCGAGTTGGGTGCCGGGAAGACGACGCTCGCGCAGGCGATCTGCCGCGGCTACGGCGTGACGGCACCCGTCACGAGTCCGACATATGCGCTCGTGCACGAATATGCGGCGCCGCACTCGCCGGTGTTTCACATCGATCTGTATCGCATCGAGCGCGTCGAGGAGCTGGAGCAGATCGGATGGAGCGACATTGTTGCTTCGAACGCGCTTGTGATCGTGGAATGGCCGGAGCATGCGGGCGAGCTCCTTCCGACCGATCATCTTCCCATCGCGCTCGATTACGATCCCGAGCGCGCCGACCGTCGTCTACTCCTGGCCGGCTGA
- the tsaB gene encoding tRNA (adenosine(37)-N6)-threonylcarbamoyltransferase complex dimerization subunit type 1 TsaB has product MLGSVLVLETSTETGSVAITRDGVLVSDLSFASRDATGARTEALAPAVVQCLGRATMPLREVSAVVCGAGPGGFTSLRSAAAFAKGICSALSIPLYAVSSLELLAWSAATSDGYLIAALQAGRGEWFCQDANRDGDRTELVGVTYLVGDDELRARAVRMHAQLIGPGLDMDARPLARALVPRLGDIAARGAVDLDSWEPTYGRLAEAQVKWEAAHGRPLTT; this is encoded by the coding sequence ATGCTCGGAAGCGTGCTGGTACTCGAGACTTCGACGGAGACGGGATCCGTCGCAATCACGCGCGACGGCGTGCTCGTGAGCGATCTGTCGTTCGCGTCGCGCGACGCAACTGGCGCGCGCACCGAAGCGCTCGCACCTGCGGTCGTGCAGTGCCTCGGCCGCGCCACGATGCCGCTGCGTGAAGTTTCCGCTGTAGTGTGCGGAGCCGGTCCGGGTGGTTTCACGAGCCTTCGGTCAGCTGCTGCGTTCGCCAAGGGAATCTGTTCCGCGCTGAGTATTCCACTCTATGCTGTGTCGTCTCTGGAATTGCTTGCGTGGAGCGCGGCTACGTCCGACGGATATCTCATTGCTGCGCTGCAGGCCGGACGTGGCGAATGGTTCTGTCAGGATGCGAATCGCGACGGCGATCGCACGGAGTTGGTCGGCGTGACCTATCTCGTGGGCGACGACGAGTTGCGCGCGCGTGCGGTGCGGATGCACGCGCAATTGATCGGGCCGGGATTGGACATGGACGCCAGGCCGCTCGCGCGTGCCCTTGTTCCCAGATTGGGTGACATCGCTGCGCGCGGAGCGGTCGACCTGGATTCGTGGGAGCCGACATATGGGAGGCTCGCGGAGGCGCAGGTCAAGTGGGAGGCGGCGCACGGGCGGCCGCTGACGACGTGA
- the rimI gene encoding ribosomal protein S18-alanine N-acetyltransferase: MTATVRVAERSDLGAVIAIERVSFGDPWTRGMFGTHLTSEDGNNFLVAEEAGSVVGYAITVAVSEESELLNIAVDPEHRCQGLGALLLDAAMELCRRSGAKEMWLEVRASNVGARTLYGSRGFAEMGVRKRYYHAPREDAIVLRSDLRSLARNETVPETATGFPAGVRDPILSSASHFPRQENK, encoded by the coding sequence GTGACGGCAACGGTGCGTGTTGCCGAGCGTTCGGATCTTGGGGCGGTCATCGCCATTGAACGTGTTTCGTTCGGCGATCCATGGACACGCGGGATGTTTGGCACCCATCTGACGTCAGAGGACGGCAATAATTTTCTTGTCGCCGAAGAGGCCGGGAGCGTGGTTGGCTACGCCATCACGGTGGCCGTGTCGGAGGAATCCGAGCTGCTGAACATCGCCGTCGATCCCGAGCATCGATGTCAGGGGCTCGGCGCGTTGCTACTGGACGCTGCGATGGAGCTTTGCCGCCGAAGCGGTGCGAAGGAGATGTGGCTGGAAGTGCGTGCGTCGAACGTGGGAGCGCGCACGCTGTACGGCAGTCGCGGATTCGCCGAAATGGGGGTTCGCAAGCGATATTATCATGCGCCGCGAGAGGACGCGATAGTGCTTCGATCGGACCTTCGCTCACTCGCGCGCAATGAAACGGTACCAGAAACGGCCACCGGCTTTCCCGCTGGAGTCCGAGATCCCATACTTTCATCGGCGAGCCACTTTCCTCGCCAGGAGAACAAATGA
- the ssb gene encoding single-stranded DNA-binding protein: MSRSLNKAMLIGNVGQDPEVRSTTNGGRVATFSLATSRTWNGPSGDRQEKTEWHRCVVWNAGRGQGAEKGMGLADVVEKYVKKGDKLYVEGPIEYRQWQDKENQTRYTTEIRVRELVMLSSRGGSDFDGEAPPARSARPAAAKSGAGQGGEFEDFPAALQDEDDDLPF, from the coding sequence ATGAGCCGAAGCCTCAATAAAGCGATGTTGATCGGGAATGTCGGGCAGGACCCGGAAGTTCGTTCGACCACGAACGGTGGCCGCGTAGCGACGTTCTCGCTCGCGACGTCTCGTACCTGGAACGGGCCGTCGGGCGACCGTCAGGAAAAGACGGAATGGCACCGCTGCGTCGTCTGGAACGCCGGACGCGGCCAGGGTGCAGAGAAGGGAATGGGACTCGCCGACGTGGTCGAGAAGTACGTCAAGAAGGGCGACAAGCTGTACGTCGAAGGGCCTATCGAGTACCGCCAGTGGCAGGACAAGGAAAACCAGACGCGCTACACGACCGAGATCCGCGTTCGCGAGCTCGTTATGCTGAGCTCGCGCGGCGGCAGTGATTTCGACGGGGAGGCTCCGCCGGCACGCTCTGCGCGACCAGCCGCCGCGAAGAGCGGCGCGGGCCAGGGCGGCGAGTTCGAGGATTTCCCGGCGGCGTTGCAGGACGAGGACGACGATCTGCCGTTCTAA
- a CDS encoding prolyl oligopeptidase family serine peptidase — protein sequence MSVAGLLLSAAITIAAGAQANRVAVPSASFTLEQVLSYPFATGLTASPKSSRIAWVIDASGVRNVWTAAGPDFEARTLTDYRADDGQELTNLAVSPDGTWVVYVRGGDHDANWAAEGGLPPDPDHSPVKPKVEIWAVHVDGASNQPPKLLAEGDEPVISPRGDRVAFTKGQAIWTVPIDGSAAAKQLFFARGSNGSPTWSPNGDRLAFVSNRGDHSFIGIFTSDSTPIRYLAPSTSHDRSPKWSPDGTRIAFVRTPGTGGAPETVLELHPRPWAIWTADAATGLGRLVWQSANTLLSSVPTTDGGTNLSWASGGRIVFLNDTDGWPHLYSVAETGGAPLLLTPGSFMAEFITLSPDGKSLLYSANTGNTPGDGDRRHIFRVPVDRATPVALTSGTGLEWTPFVTGDGSTVAFVGAGAQRPPLPMVIPINGGSPRALAEEVIPASFPTADLVIPKPVTFKAADGTLVHGQLFDRNGAGSARKPGIVFVHGGPPRQMMLGWHYMDYYSNSYAVNQYLANHGYVVLSVNYRLGIGYGHNFHHPAHAGSAGASEYQDVTAGGEYLRSLASVDSRRIGIWGGSYGGFLTAMALAHNSDIFKAGVDMHGVHNWLDESGSRLINAQLRYEKSDIKKALDVAWTSSPVSAIARWKSPVLLIQGDDDRNVHFHETVDLARRLSTAGVSYEEMVIPDEIHGFLRHASWASADSATVSYFNKQFGVK from the coding sequence ATGTCCGTCGCCGGGCTCTTACTGTCGGCAGCAATCACCATCGCCGCCGGGGCACAGGCGAATCGCGTCGCGGTGCCGAGCGCGTCGTTTACACTGGAGCAGGTGCTGAGCTACCCGTTCGCGACCGGACTCACGGCTTCGCCGAAATCTTCGCGAATTGCGTGGGTCATCGACGCATCCGGTGTGCGTAACGTCTGGACCGCTGCGGGGCCCGACTTCGAGGCGCGCACACTCACGGATTACCGTGCGGACGACGGACAGGAGCTCACGAATCTCGCCGTATCGCCGGACGGCACGTGGGTTGTATACGTGCGCGGCGGTGATCACGACGCGAACTGGGCCGCCGAGGGCGGGCTGCCACCGGATCCGGATCATTCGCCGGTCAAGCCCAAGGTCGAGATATGGGCGGTGCACGTGGACGGCGCGTCGAACCAACCGCCGAAACTGCTTGCGGAGGGTGACGAGCCCGTGATCTCCCCACGCGGTGATCGCGTCGCATTCACTAAGGGCCAGGCGATCTGGACCGTACCAATCGACGGATCGGCGGCGGCGAAGCAGCTCTTCTTCGCGCGAGGGAGCAATGGATCTCCTACGTGGTCACCAAACGGCGACCGGCTCGCCTTCGTTTCCAACCGTGGCGACCACAGCTTCATCGGCATCTTCACGTCGGACTCGACGCCGATCCGTTACCTCGCTCCGTCGACGTCGCACGACCGGTCGCCGAAATGGTCGCCGGATGGGACGCGTATCGCGTTCGTGCGCACGCCTGGCACTGGCGGTGCGCCGGAAACAGTACTGGAACTGCATCCGCGCCCCTGGGCAATCTGGACCGCCGATGCTGCAACAGGTCTGGGTCGACTCGTGTGGCAGAGCGCCAACACATTGTTGAGCTCCGTACCGACCACTGACGGAGGCACCAACCTTTCGTGGGCTTCCGGCGGACGCATCGTCTTCCTGAACGATACGGACGGATGGCCACATCTGTATTCCGTCGCCGAAACGGGCGGGGCGCCATTGCTGCTCACTCCCGGATCGTTCATGGCGGAGTTCATCACTCTCTCGCCTGATGGCAAATCGCTTCTATACAGCGCAAACACCGGTAACACTCCGGGCGACGGCGACCGGCGTCACATCTTCCGCGTGCCGGTCGATCGAGCCACGCCTGTTGCGCTCACGTCTGGCACCGGTCTCGAGTGGACACCGTTCGTAACAGGCGACGGAAGCACAGTTGCGTTCGTCGGTGCGGGCGCGCAGAGGCCGCCTCTGCCGATGGTGATTCCAATCAACGGTGGCTCTCCCCGCGCCCTTGCAGAAGAAGTGATTCCTGCGTCGTTCCCGACGGCAGATCTGGTGATCCCGAAGCCGGTCACGTTCAAGGCGGCCGACGGAACCTTGGTGCATGGCCAGCTGTTCGACCGCAATGGCGCGGGATCGGCGAGGAAGCCGGGCATCGTTTTTGTGCACGGCGGTCCGCCACGCCAGATGATGCTCGGTTGGCATTACATGGATTACTACTCCAACTCGTACGCGGTCAACCAGTATCTCGCGAATCACGGCTACGTCGTGCTGTCGGTGAACTACAGACTTGGAATTGGGTACGGACACAACTTTCACCATCCGGCGCACGCTGGATCGGCTGGCGCATCCGAGTATCAGGACGTGACGGCGGGTGGCGAGTATCTGCGCTCGCTCGCGTCGGTCGATTCGCGGCGCATCGGAATCTGGGGCGGATCGTACGGCGGCTTCCTCACCGCGATGGCGCTCGCGCACAACTCCGACATCTTCAAGGCCGGCGTGGACATGCACGGCGTTCACAACTGGCTGGATGAATCGGGCAGCAGGCTCATCAACGCACAGCTGCGTTACGAGAAGAGTGACATCAAGAAGGCGCTGGACGTTGCATGGACTTCATCGCCAGTGTCGGCAATTGCAAGGTGGAAGAGCCCGGTGTTGCTGATTCAGGGTGACGACGATCGCAACGTGCACTTTCACGAAACGGTCGACCTCGCGCGCCGCCTTTCCACCGCCGGAGTGAGCTACGAGGAAATGGTGATTCCGGACGAGATCCATGGCTTTCTGCGACACGCGTCCTGGGCGAGCGCTGACTCGGCGACGGTCAGCTACTTCAACAAGCAGTTCGGCGTGAAGTAA